A region from the Gossypium hirsutum isolate 1008001.06 chromosome A08, Gossypium_hirsutum_v2.1, whole genome shotgun sequence genome encodes:
- the LOC107929432 gene encoding uncharacterized protein, which yields MAPCEALYGRRFRTPLFVSKTENTTKVIQDCLKVASDRQKSYADLKRKDIEFSLELPPELNRIHDVFYVSMLRRYRSNPSYFVSVDEIELRPDLTFEEEHLQILDYGIKMLRKKTIPLVKVLWQNHGAEEAMWEQEESIRLQYPYLFDFGKF from the exons atggcaccctGTGAGgccttatatggtcgtaggttTCGTACACCATTATTTGTATCTAAGACTGAGAATACAACGAAAGTGATTCAAGATTGTCTGAAAGTAGcctctgatagacagaagtcttatgcggaCTTAAAAAGAAAGGATATTGAGTTTTCG ttagagttaccgcCAGAACTAAATCGGATTCACGATGTATTTTATGTCTCGATGCTGAGACGGTATCGATCGAATCCGTCATATTTTGTTTCTGTTGATGAAATTGAGTTACGACCGGATTTAACATTTGAAGAAGAACATTTACAGATCTTAGACTATGGCATTAAAATGTTGAGGAAGAAAACTATTCCTCTGGTGAAAGTCCTCTGGCAGAATCACGGGGCTGAAGAAGCCATGTGGGAACAAGAGGAATCAATTCGACTGCAGTATCCATATTTGTTTGACTTCggtaaattttga